In Scheffersomyces stipitis CBS 6054 chromosome 8, complete sequence, one DNA window encodes the following:
- the NHP10 gene encoding non-histone protein 10 (go_function DNA binding~go_process regulation of transcription, DNA-dependent), whose protein sequence is EQKYKQKCKELKRRISEIEGSNEIATLALSRTKASIRRLRLEYVILLERLEERAILLPGGIGGFEEMASPPTPSVLDESLNSVGGKLLRNGLAKKGSKKSKPGTSSNADASSVNSRTQKVRDPDLPKRPTNAYLIFCDMEKERIRQEIEEKNPGSTIDLSKSMTEAWKNLDDEDRKPYYKLYEDDRIRYQTEMLAYNKKKQTTDSAEDKRPNKKQKVE, encoded by the coding sequence GAACAAAAGTATAAACAGAAAtgcaaagaattgaaaagaagaatttctgaaattgaaggGAGTAACGAGATTGCGACTCTTGCGCTTTCAAGGACAAAGGCTTCAATTCGAAGATTAAGACTCGAATATGTTATTTTGTTGGAAAGATTGGAAGAGAGAGCTATCCTATTGCCTGGTGGTATTGGTGGATTCGAAGAAATGGCTTCACCACCAACGCCCAGCGTTTTGGATGAGTCTCTAAATAGTGTTGGCGGTAAACTTTTGAGGAACGGCTTAGCAAAGAAGGGTAGTAAAAAGAGTAAGCCTGGAACTTCCTCGAATGCTGATGCATCTTCTGTTAATTCTCGGACCCAGAAAGTACGAGATCCCGATTTGCCAAAGAGACCTACTAATGCATATCTAATATTTTGCGATATGGAGAAAGAACGGATTAGgcaagaaatagaagaaaagaatcCTGGCAGCACAATTGACTTGTCCAAAAGTATGACTGAAGCATGGAAGAATCTAGATGACGAGGATAGAAAGCCATATTACAAATTGTATGAAGATGACAGAATTAGGTACCAGACGGAAATGTTAGCCTACAATAAAAAGAAACAGACAACAGATAGTGCAGAAGACAAGCGACCAAATAAAAAACAGAAAGTGGAG
- the POL5.3 gene encoding RNA-directed DNA polymerase Tps5.3 polyprotein (Transposon 5.3 integrase, catalytic region (Tps5.3)~go_function DNA binding~go_process DNA recombination) — protein sequence MAKNCPAPYREGEVPRMASRFGPGGPGKHRRKHGSRPKPAAHYALADDASTFGFDQPGAYYAHLAHYTHYALLASSSSASFIFDSGASTHICNDRSLFHDIVPHSGSVMNAGHEPLSIAGRGTLVFDLHGQKIRVFNVLHVPDCTQNLLSISAVTTTGDKLVISHDDIVHPKYGQLATRDSRNLYLSCLEIVRPSTVSRANHSAYSAPAPVTVATPAADPGVAPISASALVHARLGHPSPTVVRSALKYPNMPRTAVHDSISCEACLRSKSTRVIPKTTTGPVTSAPLQLLHCDLSGPHAGGPSSLFYFCILLDDFTRFKAVGPILKKSDAADFIIKVIKAWTNHFSSRGGYRVCNFRSDNGGEFVNSTLTSFFAAEGIQTQLTVPGNSHQNGRAERAIRSVLDKTRTMITASSLPSPLYPHALQHAAFLLNRLPTPVLQNRSPFELWHGARPILSQLKVFGCAAFVNVPPNHRQSKLVARAIKGVYLGSDPFRKAHLVYDLATRQVITSSHVRFQENVFPFARPSTSTVVSATSIGGGGSGGGSFPSISAPAPGLTQGPHVSSAPSPSPPSTPSGSTVAQSPGSSAASSSASAPVSPAASTTHSSQPPSTPTPVPSPISVPSPISVPSPTPAPASAPVSSSAPVPSTSAVQTAPSRAVVPVQRSDSPPYDPYESSDDSYTAPASREVPSIPAPRKVPSLPAPRQVPSLPSTRKVPSLPSTRTVPSLPAPRTVPLLTTAPLGLPHPAVEAPPTIPGSSSAIPMEIVSTDTEPEPMSEDGNDMEEEYPDPSTYMDIVVMDSDDLSSYHDSEMEDASDMDPLPLIRPTSNMEMEDTSTTYSSPLTRHTPTTQTVVSSTPPPPPQPSPRVVQSDSPQSSPIIEVPDSPPLQSRPPQFLLPPGLSPTRLIELPASGGMELILSSTDRALVPSNSEANNELTHLVVSRPPPVNGVKHKLTPVPSRDGTHPQTLKRAHRPILAPTRSQRQQDNQNLISYPQRQQIEYITTDSESFSEADNPNDPDYTETHGQPLIMVLNENDGLKL from the exons ATGGCCAAGAACTGCCCTGCTCCCTATCGTGAGGGTGAAGTTCCTCGTATGGCTTCTCGTTTCGGTCCTGGCGGTCCAGGAAAGCACCGCAGGAAGCACGGCTCTCGTCCAAAGCCTGCTGCTCATTATGCTCTCGCTGATGATGCTCTGACCTTTGGTTTTGACCAGCCCGGTGCTTACTATGCCCATCTCGCCCACTACACCCACTATGCtctcttggcttcttcttcctctgccagctttatttttgattcaggTGCTTCTACCCACATTTGTAACGACAGAAGTCTCTTCCATGACATCGTTCCTCactctggttctgtcaTGAACGCCGGTCACGAGCCTCTCTCGATTGCCGGTCGTGGTACTCTTGTGTTTGATCTCCATGGTCAGAAGATTCGTGTCTTTAACGTTCTTCACGTTCCTGACTGtactcagaatcttctttccatcctgGCTGTTACTACTACGGGCGACAAGCTTGTTATCTCTCATGATGACATTGTTCACCCTAAGTATGGCCAACTTGCTACCAGAGACCTGAGAAATCTTTACTTGCTGTGTCTCGAAATTGTCCGCCCCTCGACTGTCTCGCGGGCTAACCACTCTGCCTACTCGGCCCCCGCTCCTGTTACGGTCGCTACTCCTGCTGCGGACCCTGGTGTGGCACCTATTTCTGCCTCTGCTCTTGTCCATGCTCGCCTTGGCCACCCTTCTCCGACTGTCGTTCGTCTGGCCTTGAAATATCCGAACATGCCTCGAACGGCTGTTCACGACTCGATTTCATGTGAAGCATGTCTTCGCTCCAAGAGCACTCGGGTTATTCCCAAAACGACCACCGGTCCAGTCACATCTGCTCccttgcaacttcttcactgtgaTTTGTCCGGTCCTCATGCCGGTGGTCCCTCCTcgttgttttatttttgtattcttcttgacgactTTACTCGCTTCAAGGCTGTTGGCCCTATCctcaagaaatcggatGCTGCggacttcattatcaaagttATTAAGGCATGGACAaaccacttctccagtcgTGGTGGCTACCGTGTCTGTAACTTTCgttctgacaatggaggTGAGTTTGTCAATCTGACGcttacttcattctttgcgGCAGAAGGTATCCAGACCCAGCTCACTGTGCCTGGTAACTCACATCAAAATGGACGTGCTGAAAGAGCGATTCGCtccgttcttgacaaaacGCGTACCATGATTACTGCGAGCTCTCTTCCTTCGCCCCTCTACCCGCATGCACTCCAACATGCTGCATTTCTCCTAAACCGGCTACCAACAcctgttctccaaaatcgctcgccatttgaactctggCATGGCGCGAGGCCTATCTTATCTCAACTTAAAGTGTTTGGGTGTGCTGCCTTTGTGAATGTTCCACCCAATCACCGTcaactgaagttggtcGCTCGTGCAATCAAGGGTGtttatcttggatctgaTCCGTTTCGGAAAgctcatcttgtttatgATCTCGCTACCAGACAAGTGATTACCTCTTCTCATGTTCGGTTCcaggaaaatgtctttccttttgcAAGACCTCTGACGTCAACTGTCGTGTCGGCTACctccattggtggtggtggtagtggtggtggaagttttccttctattctggCACCCGCTCCAGGCCTCACTCAGGGTCCTCATGTATCTCTGGCCCCATCTCCCTCACCTCCATCCACGCCATCTGGCAGTACTGTTGCTCAATCGCCAGGTTCATCTGCAGCTCTGTCGTCTGCTTCGGCACCGGTCTCTCCTGCTGCATCTACTACTCATCTGTCGCAGCCTCCGTCGACTCCTACACCGGTGccttctcctattctggtgccttctcctattctggTACCTTCTCCTACTCCGGCGCCTgcttctgctccggtatcttcttctgctccggtaccCTCTACTTCGGCGGTCCAAACTGCTCCTTCCCGTGCAGTTGTTCCGGTTCAGAGGTCCGATCTGCCTCCCTATGATCCCTACGAGCTGTCTGACGACTCCTACACAGCTCCTGCTTCTCGTGAGGTACCATCCATTCCTGCTCCTCGTAAGGTACCATCCCTTCCTGCTCCTCGTCAGGTACCATcccttccttcaactcgtaaGGTGccatctcttccttctACTCGTACGGTACCTTCACTTCCAGCACCTCGTACAGTACCCTTACTTACTACTGCTCCTCTCGGTCTTCCTCATCCTGCGGTTGAGGCTCCACCCACTATCCCTGGATCTTCATCAGCCATACCCATGGAAATAGTTTCTACGGATACTGAGCCTGAGCCTATGTCTGAAGATGGCAATGACATGGAA gaagaatatccagatcCGTCCACCTATATGGACATCGTGGTGATGGATTCGGAtgatctttcttcttatcacGACTCGGAAATGGAGGATGCCTCCGACATGGATCCCCTTCCGCTTATTCGTCCTACTTCTaatatggaaatggaggaCACCTCCACCACTTATTCTCTGCCGCTTACTCGTCATACTCCTACTACGCAGACTGTGGTGTCCTCTAcacctccacctcctcctcaaCCACTGCCTCGGGTGGTTCAATCCGACTCTCCTCAATCGTCTCCTATTATTGAGGTTCCTGATTCTCCCCCACTTCAATCTCGTCCTCCGCAATTCCTCCTCCCTCCGGGTCTTTCTCCTACTCGTCTCATTGAGTTGCCTGCTTCAGGGGGGATGGAACTCATCCTATCGCTGACTGACCGTGCCTTGGTCCCTCTGAATTCTGAGGCCAACAACGAACTaactcatcttgttgtatcGCGTCCTCCTCCGGTGAATGGGGTTAAGCATAAACTCACCCCGGTTCCGTCGCGTGATGGAACACATCCACAAACACTCAAGAGGGCGCACAGACCAATACTTGCTCCAACACGGtcacagagacaacagGACAATCAAAATTTGATCAGCTATCCGcagagacaacaaattgagtaTATTACCACCGATAGTGAAtcattttcagaagcagacaatCCCAACGATCCCGACTACACAGAAACACACGGCCAACCTCTTATTATGG TCCTCAACGAGAACGATGGATTGAAGCTATGA